In Streptomyces sp. NBC_00569, a single genomic region encodes these proteins:
- a CDS encoding GNAT family N-acetyltransferase has protein sequence MSTPTGSPTGTFSIRPLDPIADAELLHRWVTDPKAAFWLMQDAKLQDVEREYMAIAAAGHHDAFIGLHDGEPAFLMERYDPAHVELVGLYEPEPGDVGMHFLTAPSDVRIPGFTRAVITTVMEFLFADPAARRVVVEPDVRNKAVHALNEAVGFVPARVIQKPEKQALLSFCTREQFLAATEVAAV, from the coding sequence ATGAGCACCCCCACCGGCTCCCCCACCGGCACCTTCAGCATCCGCCCCCTCGACCCGATCGCGGACGCCGAGCTGCTGCACCGCTGGGTCACCGACCCCAAGGCCGCGTTCTGGCTGATGCAGGACGCGAAACTGCAGGACGTGGAGCGCGAGTACATGGCGATAGCCGCCGCCGGGCACCACGACGCGTTCATAGGCCTCCACGACGGCGAACCCGCCTTCCTCATGGAGCGCTACGACCCGGCGCACGTCGAACTCGTCGGTCTGTACGAGCCCGAGCCCGGCGACGTCGGCATGCACTTCCTGACGGCGCCCAGCGACGTCCGCATCCCCGGCTTCACCCGCGCCGTGATCACCACGGTGATGGAGTTCCTGTTCGCCGACCCTGCGGCCCGGCGCGTCGTCGTCGAGCCCGACGTGCGCAACAAGGCCGTGCACGCCCTGAACGAGGCCGTCGGCTTCGTCCCCGCGCGTGTCATCCAGAAGCCCGAGAAGCAGGCGCTGCTCAGCTTCTGCACGCGCGAGCAGTTCCTCGCCGCCACGGAGGTGGCCGCCGTATGA